From the genome of Elusimicrobiaceae bacterium:
ATACGCTCCAGCGGGTTCCGTTTTACCTGTTTGTCGCCCTGGTTCCGCTTTTCCTGCCTCAGTATCTGCGCCGCAATGCCGACCCGGCGTTCATGGCCGGCCCTACGGTGCTGCGGGCCGGCCAGACGCTGGCTATCCGCGCCGATAAAGCCGACAACCGGCACACCTATTATTTCTCGCTTGACGGCGCCAACTACGGCACGTTTCAGCCCGACGACACCGGCCTGCCGCGCGGACTTCTGCCCCTGAAACTGGAAACCCGGCCCGGCCTGCACACGCTCGCCGTCCGCCAGCATCTTTACAACAAAACCGTATTCGCCACCAGCGTGTTCGTGAAAAGCGGCGTAACCGGCGCCATCAGGCTGCGGCTGCCCAAAGCCAGGCGGAAAAAAATCCTGGGCAAAACGGCTGAATTGCGCGCGGCGAAAAAAGCGTTCGGCGCGGCGTTTGACGATAAAACCAAACGGCAGCTGTGGCGCGGAACTTTTATTCTGCCCGTGCCGGGCCGGTTCAGTTCGCCGCACGGGCAGCTGCGCCTGCTGCCCAACGGGAAAAAAACCTTTCACCGGGGACAGGATATCGCCACGCCGGTGGGCACGCCGGTTCTGGCCGCCAACACCGGGCTGGTAACGCTCGCCGCCAGATATCCGCTTCAGGGCAATCTCGTGGTGCTGGCGCACGGCCAGGAGGTTTACAGCTTGTACGAACACCTCGACACCATTCTTGTTGAGGAAGGAACGCTTCTGCAAAAAGGCCGGCAGCTCGGCACTTCTGGAAACACCGGCTATTCAACCGGCCCGCACCTGCACTGGGGAATTATGGCAAGAGGCGTGCTCGTGGACCCGGTTCAGTGGCTCAGCAAAGAATTTTAAGCGCGCCGGCTTCTACGGCAATGGCCAGTTCCGGGCCGCAGGCCCGGCTTTCCCCGTCAAGATGATAGGAAATGGGGCCGGCGCTTTTTATCGTGAGCGTTGTGACGCTGCGGGCGCACACCGCGTCGCAAGCGCCCAGCCGCCCGGAGAACAGCCGCATCACCGCGCCCGGCACCCGCCACAAAGGCATGTGCCGGATGCAGACCAGTTCCAGAACCCCGTCGGAAAGGTCGGCATGGCCGGCGATAGCCGCCCCGCTGCCGTATTCGCGGCCGTTGGCGACGGCAATAGTATAGGGCTTTATCACAAAAGAAAACCCGTCGCCGGAAACAACATATTCGCCGGGCGCGTAGCTTAGAAACTCGCGCGCGCCCAGCACGAAATATTTCAGCATGCCGCGCCGGCCCGTCTCGCCCGACTGATTGAAAGACCCGCCTATCCGCTCGTCCACTCCGATCCCGGCTATGTTGGCGAAATACTCGCCGTTGGCGCGGCCCAGATCAATGACGGAAACCGCGCCGTCCAGAATTTTCCGCGCGGCGGCCCGGCAATCCAGCGACAGCCCCAGCGAACGCGCCAGCCCGTTGCCCGAACCCAGCGCGACAATGCCAAGCGTGGTGTTTGTATGCGCGAGCGACTGAACCACCTCGTTAATCGTCCCGTCGCCGCCCGCGGCGACCACCACGTCAACCCCCTGCCGCACGGCGTCGGCGGCCAGCCTGCGCGCGTCGCCGCGCGCGTCGGAATAATGCAGCCCGGTTCCCGCCGGGAAAAGCTCCCGCACCAGCTCCGGCAAAGCGCACTGCGCCGTGCGGCTGCCGGAATTGGGATTGACTATAAAACGGTAACGTGTGTTTTCCATATAACGCGCGGCTCCCGCGCAGCAACATTCTACAAAATATACCCGCGCGTGCCGCACGCGGCACGCTGCCTGAGCGGACGTTTTTCATTATTTTGTATACTTGTAATCCTATGAAAGGAAAAGACATCCGCTCAGGTTTCACCGATTTTTTCAAGCGCAAAAACCACCCGGTACTGCCGTCCAGCCCGCTGATACCGCATGGCGACCCGTCCCTGCTGTTCACCTCCGCCGGCATGGTGCCGCTCAAGCCCTATTTTCTTGGCCTGAAAAAGGAACTCGCCCGCGCGGCCAGCGTGCAGAAATGTTTCCGCACGACCGACATTGAGCGGGTGGGCACCACGATCCGCCACCTGACGTTTTTTGAAATGCTGGGCAATTTTTCGTTCGGCGATTACTTCAAAGAGGACGCCATCGCCTACGCGTGGGAATTCCTCACCAAAGACATGGGCCTGCCCGGCGACCGGCTCTATGTGACCGTATTCGACGGCAAAAGCGCGCCGAAAGACGAAGAAGCCGAAAATATCTGGAAAAAAGTCATTCCGGCCAGCCTGCATGCCGGGCGCATAAAATTTCTCGGCGACAAGGACAATTTCTGGACAATGGGCCCCACCGGCCCCTGCGGGCCCTGCTCGGAAATCTATTACGATTTCGGGCCGGACATGTCGCCCCACGAAAACTGCCAGGGCGTCGGCTGCGACTGCGACCGGTTTGTGGAAATCTGGAATCTGGTGTTCACCCAGTTCGACCGCAAGGAAGACGGTTCGCTCGCCCTGCTGCCGCGCAGGAATATTGACACCGGCATGGGCCTGGAACGCCTGACCACGGTAATGCAGGGCAAACGTTCGCCGTTCGCGACCGATCTGTTCGCCCCGATTTCCGACTACGCCGCCAGTATCCTCAACACCAGCCCCGACCGGGACGACGTTTCCCGGCTGGCCATGCGCGTGACGGCCGATCACTCCCGCGCGGCCTCTTTCCTTATCGCCGAAGGCATCACCCCGTCCAACGAGGGCCGGGGCTATGTGCTGCGCCGTATTATCCGCAGAACAGTGCGCTACGGCAAACTGCTGGGCCGGCAGGATCCGTTCATGCACGAACTGGTAAAACCGGTGGATGAGCTGTTCGGGG
Proteins encoded in this window:
- a CDS encoding M23 family metallopeptidase; this encodes MIMPHPALKRPHKHRSTEVYYYEAPPPPPPPSRLKRLANLPAARRDTLQRVPFYLFVALVPLFLPQYLRRNADPAFMAGPTVLRAGQTLAIRADKADNRHTYYFSLDGANYGTFQPDDTGLPRGLLPLKLETRPGLHTLAVRQHLYNKTVFATSVFVKSGVTGAIRLRLPKARRKKILGKTAELRAAKKAFGAAFDDKTKRQLWRGTFILPVPGRFSSPHGQLRLLPNGKKTFHRGQDIATPVGTPVLAANTGLVTLAARYPLQGNLVVLAHGQEVYSLYEHLDTILVEEGTLLQKGRQLGTSGNTGYSTGPHLHWGIMARGVLVDPVQWLSKEF
- a CDS encoding diacylglycerol kinase family lipid kinase gives rise to the protein MENTRYRFIVNPNSGSRTAQCALPELVRELFPAGTGLHYSDARGDARRLAADAVRQGVDVVVAAGGDGTINEVVQSLAHTNTTLGIVALGSGNGLARSLGLSLDCRAAARKILDGAVSVIDLGRANGEYFANIAGIGVDERIGGSFNQSGETGRRGMLKYFVLGAREFLSYAPGEYVVSGDGFSFVIKPYTIAVANGREYGSGAAIAGHADLSDGVLELVCIRHMPLWRVPGAVMRLFSGRLGACDAVCARSVTTLTIKSAGPISYHLDGESRACGPELAIAVEAGALKILC